In the genome of Vicia villosa cultivar HV-30 ecotype Madison, WI unplaced genomic scaffold, Vvil1.0 ctg.002711F_1_1, whole genome shotgun sequence, one region contains:
- the LOC131639621 gene encoding protein neprosin-like: MMNVLFIFMCSVSFVTSHQFDNKQNTLKEDLEIERELKLLNKAPVKSIYTKFGYIIDCIDINNQPAFDHSLLMNHKLQKKPSFRTKKRKNSVKSSSTKALSGLQKAQCPTGTVPIKRTTKDDLIRGKSYFNNGLVGNLHGNHYAEVITLEDDEKSYYGVAGTNSVYNFKVNKDQSSSSVMFVRDGPESINYIGMGWHVAPQLYNDDETHFYVVWTTDNFKNTGCFNLLCPGFVQTSQTNYLGGQFSNTSIHGGPIIAITMSISQFFWSPRVIYQTYF, encoded by the exons ATGATGAATGTACTATTCATTTTCATGTGTTCGGTATCCTTTGTTACTAGCCATCAATTTGATAATAAGCAAAACACATTGAAAGAAGATTTAGAAATAGAGAGAGAGCTAAAATTGCTTAATAAGGCTCCTGTCAAGAGTATTTAT ACAAAATTTGGATACATTATTGATTGCATCGATATTAATAATCAACCAGCTTTTGATCATTCTTTGCTTATGAATCATAAGTTACAG AAAAAACCTAGCTTtcgaacaaaaaaaagaaaaaatagtgtGAAGAGTTCATCAACTAAGGCTCTATCCGGTCTTCAAAAAGCTCAATGTCCAACTGGAACGGTTCCTATTAAGAGAACAACAAAGGATGATTTAATTCGaggaaaatcatattttaataatGGTTTGGTTGGAAATCTTCATGGTAATCAT TATGCAGAAGTCATCACATTAGAAGATGATGAAAAGAGTTATTATGGAGTTGCTGGAACAAATAGTGTTTATAATTTTAAGGTAAACAAAGATCAATCAAGTTCCTCTGTGATGTTTGTTCGAGATGGACCTGAGAGCATAAATTATATCGGTATGGGATGGCAt GTGGCTCCACAATTATACAACGACGATGAAACTCATTTTTATGTCGTATGGACG ACAGACAACTTCAAGAATACAGGATGCTTCAATTTACTATGTCCAGGATTTGTTCAAACTAGCCAAACAAATTACCTTGGTGGTCAATTTTCGAATACATCAATCCATGGTGGACCTATTATAGCAATAACAATGTCTATTAGTCAG TTTTTTTGGTCTCCAAGAGTAATTTATCAAACTTActtttga